A genomic region of Branchiostoma lanceolatum isolate klBraLanc5 chromosome 4, klBraLanc5.hap2, whole genome shotgun sequence contains the following coding sequences:
- the LOC136432906 gene encoding golgin subfamily A member 5-like isoform X1 gives MSWISNIAGRAEELLNKVDQTAAQALHTEGEGETASQPAPGVQRSHHVETARYERPGPPEPPRMETQALHTSASMVSLSSPRTASGMPRVPSLGTISQGSPQRAYGRKKPKDEDEKLFEFLNSPNTFPAAEKKKDVTKAAEPSSTIGKHSRQSSDSSSVSAYTEGSTSYSSMAVEAKENVMPTPSVQQTGSGEMSQTVTDISEPPSSEPTTNGSSDGSDGVPTSSESSDDQPLRQQVSSLTLENNLLRSEVASLNQEMTSLIQRCKTAQEEVTRTKQRLDTMSSGASQTDRIIRELRSREEDLTEAITTKDAQLAVLKVRLDEADQELKAKRTMVDELQSEKDRILRDHSDSSGIHSQALDSLREKLHEAEAALKREQESYKIAQNEAMERQHKLEGERHSMAESLTSAQKQVQDDKKRITDLTVHMEKAKATAESARQELSDYKQKATRILQSKEKLINSLRQGSDGDAGAAGLGASVGLELEELRHERDLQREDIQHLSMQLDQARLELQEQESQLQSEIDMSRDQIRELEDHLSQEKQLREDAETELASLKQEMRYIQEEMVKQKTTFQTRLKDREEEIQKLRNQMTTKAMSTTTQSELEGRLHSLTESLIQKQTMLEALSTEKNSLVLQLERLEQQYRAAQPLAGKHPGHTVVGGMEEEDASVRLAGARVRSAPFLHVDPSSSGTSPINRVKRAANSIDKFSIRLGVFLRRYPTARLFVILYMVLLHLWVMIVLLTYTPEIHTGDQFHSDLKQPHPDQP, from the exons ATGTCTTGGATATCGAACATTGCTGGCCGAGCTGAGGAACTTCTGAATAAGGTAGACCAGACGGCTGCTCAGGCCCTGCACActgagggggagggagagacGGCCAGCCAGCCTGCCCCAGGTGTACAGAGGAGTCACCATGTGGAGACGGCCAGGTATGAGAGGCCTGGGCCTCCTGAACCACCCCGGATGGAGACACAGGCTCTGCACACCTCAGCCAGCATGGTGAGCCTGTCCAGCCCACGGACAGCCAGCGGCATGCCCCGTGTCCCCAGCCTGGGAACAATCTCACAGGGATCCCCACAGAGGGCTTATGGGAGGAAGAAACCTAAGGACGAAGACGAGAAACTTTTTGAATTCCTCAATAGCCCAAACACCTTTCCAGCGGCAGAGAAGAAAAAGGATGTCACGAAGGCTGCTGAGCCCAGTTCTACTATTGGGAAGCACTCCAGGCAGTCGAGTGATTCCTCGTCAGTGTCAGCGTACACAGAGGGCAGTACATCATACAGCTCTATGGCAGTGGAGGCCAAGG AGAATGTGATGCCTACCCCCTCTGTGCAGCAGACTGGGAGTG GGGAAATGTCCCAGACTGTGACAGACATCAGTGAGCCCCCATCCAGCGAACCGACAACAAATGGTAGTTCTGATGGCAGTGATGGTGTACCAACCAGCAGTGAGTCCAGCGATGACCAGCCTCTCAGACAACAG GTATCATCCTTGACACTGGAGAACAACCTGTTAAGGTCAGAGGTGGCCTCCCTGAACCAGGAGATGACCTCCCTCATACAGAGGTGCAAGACTGCTCAGGAAG AGGTGACTCGAACCAAACAGAGACTGGACACCATGTCGTCAGGGGCTTCCCAGACAGACAGGATTATCCGTGAGTTGCGTTCGCGAGAGGAGGACCTGACGGAGGCCATCACCACCAAGGATGCCCAGCTGGCTGTACTGAAGGTTCGGCTGGACGAGGCTGACCAGGAACTCAAGGCCAAGAGGACCATGGTGGACGAGCTGCAGAGTGAGAAGGACAG GATCCTGAGGGACCACAGTGATTCGAGTGGGATCCACAGCCAGGCCCTGGACAGCCTGAGGGAGAAGCTACATGAGGCAGAGGCAGCCCTGAAGAGAGAACAGGAGTCTTACAAGATTGCTCAG AATGAGGCCATGGAAAGACAACACAAGCTGGAAGGGGAGAGACACAGTATGGCCGAGTCTCTCACATCTGCACAGAAGCAGGTGCAGGATGACAAGA AGAGGATAACAGATCTGACTGTACACATGGAGAAGGCTAAGGCCACAGCAGAGTCAGCCAGACAGGAGCTGTCAGATTACAAGCAGAAGGCAACACGGATTTTACAG TCAAAGGAGAAGCTGATCAACAGTCTCCGTCAAGGCAGTGACGGGGATGCTGGGGCTGCAGGACTAGGGGCTAGTGTGGGGCTGGAGTTGGAGGAACTGAGACATGAGAGAGACTTACAAAGAGAAGATATTCAACACCTTAGTATGCAGCTGGACCAGGCCAGGTTGGAGCTACAG GAACAAGAATCGCAGCTGCAGTCGGAGATTGACATGTCACGTGACCAAATCAGAGAACTTGAGGACCACCTGTCACAGGAGAAACAGCTGAGGGAAGATGCAGAGACAGAACTTGCCAGTCTGAAGCAG GAAATGCGTTACATCCAGGAGGAAATGGTGAAACAGAAGACAACTTTCCAAACCAGACTGAAG GACCGAGAAGAAGAGATCCAGAAGCTGAGGAACCAGATGACGACCAAGGCGATGAGCACTACCACCCAGAGTGAGCTGGAGGGGCGGCTGCACTCCCTGACAGAGAGCCTCATTCAGAAACAGACCATGCTGGAAGCCCTCAGCACTGAGAAGAACTCCCTGGTGCTGCAGCTGGAGAGGCTAGAG CAACAGTACCGAGCAGCCCAGCCTCTAGCTGGCAAACATCCTGGCCACACTGTAGTGGGTGggatggaggaggaggatg CCTCTGTTCGTCTTGCAGGTGCCAGAGTCCGTTCTGCCCCGTTCTTACACGTGGACCCGTCATCATCAGGCACAAGTCCCATCAACAGAGTGAAAAGGGCTGCCAACAGTATAGATAAATTCAG TATTCGTCTAGGAGTCTTCCTGAGAAGATACCCGACAGCAAGGCTCTTTGTCATCTTGTACATG GTGTTGCTGCACCTTTGGGTGATGATCGTGCTGCTGACCTACACACCTGAGATCCACACAGGTGACCAGTTCCACTCAGACTTAAAGCAGCCTCACCCTGACCAGCCGTGA
- the LOC136432909 gene encoding alpha-soluble NSF attachment protein-like, whose protein sequence is MAAKEEEAQQLMIQAEKRVKSSQGFFGSLFGGGSSKLEDAADMYVRAANMFKMAKKWSAAGNAFCEAAKLQSQLNSKHEAATCFVDAGNCFKKADPQEAVNCISRAVEIFTDMGRFTIAAKHHISIAEIYETEIVDIDKAISNYEQAADYYKGEESSSSANKCLLKVAQYAAQLEQYPKAIEIYEQVAVTAMDNSLLKYSAKEYFFKAALCHLCVDLLNAQQAVQKYEEMFAAFSDTRECKLLKTLMTALEEQNADMYTDAVKDYDSISRLDQWLTTMLLRIKRTISGEMEDLR, encoded by the exons ATGGCAGCAAAAGAGGAAGAAGCCCAACAGCTGATGATCCAGGCGGAGAAGAGAGTGAAGTCGTCCCAGGGATTTTTCGGCTCCCTGTTTGGAGG TGGCTCATCCAAGCTGGAGGACGCGGCTGACATGTACGTGCGGGCTGccaacatgttcaaaatggCCAAGAAATGGAGTG CTGCTGGCAATGCCTTCTGTGAGGCAGCCAAACTTCAGAGCCAGCTGAACAGCAAGCACGAGGCTGCCACATGTTTTGTGGATGCAGGGAACTGCTTCAAGAAGGCCGATCCTCAAG AGGCTGTCAACTGCATTTCCAGAGCTGTTGAAATATTTACCGACATG GGTCGATTTACCATTGCTGCCAAGCACCACATATCCATAGCTGAGATTTATGAGACAGAGATTGTGGATATTGACAAG GCAATCTCCAACTATGAACAGGCTGCCGACTACTACAAGGGAGAAGAATCATCAAG CTCTGCAAACAAGTGTTTGTTGAAGGTGGCCCAGTATGCAGCCCAACTTGAGCAATATCCCAAAGCCATAGAGATCTATGAACAG GTTGCTGTTACAGCCATGGACAACAGCCTTCTCAAGTACAGTGCTAAGGAGTACTTCTTCAAGGCAGCTCTCTGTCACCTGTGTGTGGACCTGCTTAATGCTCAG CAAGCTGTACAGAAGTATGAAGAGATGTTTGCAGCTTTCTCAGATACTCGGGAATGTAAACTTCTTAAG ACTTTGATGACAGCTCTGGAGGAGCAGAATGCAGACATGTACACAGATGCT GTTAAGGACTATGACTCCATTAGTCGGCTGGACCAATGGCTGACAACAATGCTACTGAGGATCAAGAGAACTATCTCAGGAGAGATGGAGGATCTACGATAA
- the LOC136432906 gene encoding golgin subfamily A member 5-like isoform X2, with protein MSWISNIAGRAEELLNKVDQTAAQALHTEGEGETASQPAPGVQRSHHVETARYERPGPPEPPRMETQALHTSASMVSLSSPRTASGMPRVPSLGTISQGSPQRAYGRKKPKDEDEKLFEFLNSPNTFPAAEKKKDVTKAAEPSSTIGKHSRQSSDSSSVSAYTEGSTSYSSMAVEAKENVMPTPSVQQTGSGEMSQTVTDISEPPSSEPTTNGSSDGSDGVPTSSESSDDQPLRQQVSSLTLENNLLRSEVASLNQEMTSLIQRCKTAQEEVTRTKQRLDTMSSGASQTDRIIRELRSREEDLTEAITTKDAQLAVLKVRLDEADQELKAKRTMVDELQSEKDRILRDHSDSSGIHSQALDSLREKLHEAEAALKREQESYKIAQNEAMERQHKLEGERHSMAESLTSAQKQVQDDKKRITDLTVHMEKAKATAESARQELSDYKQKATRILQSKEKLINSLRQGSDGDAGAAGLGASVGLELEELRHERDLQREDIQHLSMQLDQARLELQEQESQLQSEIDMSRDQIRELEDHLSQEKQLREDAETELASLKQEMRYIQEEMVKQKTTFQTRLKDREEEIQKLRNQMTTKAMSTTTQSELEGRLHSLTESLIQKQTMLEALSTEKNSLVLQLERLEQQYRAAQPLAGKHPGHTVVGGMEEEDGARVRSAPFLHVDPSSSGTSPINRVKRAANSIDKFSIRLGVFLRRYPTARLFVILYMVLLHLWVMIVLLTYTPEIHTGDQFHSDLKQPHPDQP; from the exons ATGTCTTGGATATCGAACATTGCTGGCCGAGCTGAGGAACTTCTGAATAAGGTAGACCAGACGGCTGCTCAGGCCCTGCACActgagggggagggagagacGGCCAGCCAGCCTGCCCCAGGTGTACAGAGGAGTCACCATGTGGAGACGGCCAGGTATGAGAGGCCTGGGCCTCCTGAACCACCCCGGATGGAGACACAGGCTCTGCACACCTCAGCCAGCATGGTGAGCCTGTCCAGCCCACGGACAGCCAGCGGCATGCCCCGTGTCCCCAGCCTGGGAACAATCTCACAGGGATCCCCACAGAGGGCTTATGGGAGGAAGAAACCTAAGGACGAAGACGAGAAACTTTTTGAATTCCTCAATAGCCCAAACACCTTTCCAGCGGCAGAGAAGAAAAAGGATGTCACGAAGGCTGCTGAGCCCAGTTCTACTATTGGGAAGCACTCCAGGCAGTCGAGTGATTCCTCGTCAGTGTCAGCGTACACAGAGGGCAGTACATCATACAGCTCTATGGCAGTGGAGGCCAAGG AGAATGTGATGCCTACCCCCTCTGTGCAGCAGACTGGGAGTG GGGAAATGTCCCAGACTGTGACAGACATCAGTGAGCCCCCATCCAGCGAACCGACAACAAATGGTAGTTCTGATGGCAGTGATGGTGTACCAACCAGCAGTGAGTCCAGCGATGACCAGCCTCTCAGACAACAG GTATCATCCTTGACACTGGAGAACAACCTGTTAAGGTCAGAGGTGGCCTCCCTGAACCAGGAGATGACCTCCCTCATACAGAGGTGCAAGACTGCTCAGGAAG AGGTGACTCGAACCAAACAGAGACTGGACACCATGTCGTCAGGGGCTTCCCAGACAGACAGGATTATCCGTGAGTTGCGTTCGCGAGAGGAGGACCTGACGGAGGCCATCACCACCAAGGATGCCCAGCTGGCTGTACTGAAGGTTCGGCTGGACGAGGCTGACCAGGAACTCAAGGCCAAGAGGACCATGGTGGACGAGCTGCAGAGTGAGAAGGACAG GATCCTGAGGGACCACAGTGATTCGAGTGGGATCCACAGCCAGGCCCTGGACAGCCTGAGGGAGAAGCTACATGAGGCAGAGGCAGCCCTGAAGAGAGAACAGGAGTCTTACAAGATTGCTCAG AATGAGGCCATGGAAAGACAACACAAGCTGGAAGGGGAGAGACACAGTATGGCCGAGTCTCTCACATCTGCACAGAAGCAGGTGCAGGATGACAAGA AGAGGATAACAGATCTGACTGTACACATGGAGAAGGCTAAGGCCACAGCAGAGTCAGCCAGACAGGAGCTGTCAGATTACAAGCAGAAGGCAACACGGATTTTACAG TCAAAGGAGAAGCTGATCAACAGTCTCCGTCAAGGCAGTGACGGGGATGCTGGGGCTGCAGGACTAGGGGCTAGTGTGGGGCTGGAGTTGGAGGAACTGAGACATGAGAGAGACTTACAAAGAGAAGATATTCAACACCTTAGTATGCAGCTGGACCAGGCCAGGTTGGAGCTACAG GAACAAGAATCGCAGCTGCAGTCGGAGATTGACATGTCACGTGACCAAATCAGAGAACTTGAGGACCACCTGTCACAGGAGAAACAGCTGAGGGAAGATGCAGAGACAGAACTTGCCAGTCTGAAGCAG GAAATGCGTTACATCCAGGAGGAAATGGTGAAACAGAAGACAACTTTCCAAACCAGACTGAAG GACCGAGAAGAAGAGATCCAGAAGCTGAGGAACCAGATGACGACCAAGGCGATGAGCACTACCACCCAGAGTGAGCTGGAGGGGCGGCTGCACTCCCTGACAGAGAGCCTCATTCAGAAACAGACCATGCTGGAAGCCCTCAGCACTGAGAAGAACTCCCTGGTGCTGCAGCTGGAGAGGCTAGAG CAACAGTACCGAGCAGCCCAGCCTCTAGCTGGCAAACATCCTGGCCACACTGTAGTGGGTGggatggaggaggaggatg GTGCCAGAGTCCGTTCTGCCCCGTTCTTACACGTGGACCCGTCATCATCAGGCACAAGTCCCATCAACAGAGTGAAAAGGGCTGCCAACAGTATAGATAAATTCAG TATTCGTCTAGGAGTCTTCCTGAGAAGATACCCGACAGCAAGGCTCTTTGTCATCTTGTACATG GTGTTGCTGCACCTTTGGGTGATGATCGTGCTGCTGACCTACACACCTGAGATCCACACAGGTGACCAGTTCCACTCAGACTTAAAGCAGCCTCACCCTGACCAGCCGTGA
- the LOC136432906 gene encoding golgin subfamily A member 5-like isoform X3: MSWISNIAGRAEELLNKVDQTAAQALHTEGEGETASQPAPGVQRSHHVETARYERPGPPEPPRMETQALHTSASMVSLSSPRTASGMPRVPSLGTISQGSPQRAYGRKKPKDEDEKLFEFLNSPNTFPAAEKKKDVTKAAEPSSTIGKHSRQSSDSSSVSAYTEGSTSYSSMAVEAKGEMSQTVTDISEPPSSEPTTNGSSDGSDGVPTSSESSDDQPLRQQVSSLTLENNLLRSEVASLNQEMTSLIQRCKTAQEEVTRTKQRLDTMSSGASQTDRIIRELRSREEDLTEAITTKDAQLAVLKVRLDEADQELKAKRTMVDELQSEKDRILRDHSDSSGIHSQALDSLREKLHEAEAALKREQESYKIAQNEAMERQHKLEGERHSMAESLTSAQKQVQDDKKRITDLTVHMEKAKATAESARQELSDYKQKATRILQSKEKLINSLRQGSDGDAGAAGLGASVGLELEELRHERDLQREDIQHLSMQLDQARLELQEQESQLQSEIDMSRDQIRELEDHLSQEKQLREDAETELASLKQEMRYIQEEMVKQKTTFQTRLKDREEEIQKLRNQMTTKAMSTTTQSELEGRLHSLTESLIQKQTMLEALSTEKNSLVLQLERLEQQYRAAQPLAGKHPGHTVVGGMEEEDASVRLAGARVRSAPFLHVDPSSSGTSPINRVKRAANSIDKFSIRLGVFLRRYPTARLFVILYMVLLHLWVMIVLLTYTPEIHTGDQFHSDLKQPHPDQP, from the exons ATGTCTTGGATATCGAACATTGCTGGCCGAGCTGAGGAACTTCTGAATAAGGTAGACCAGACGGCTGCTCAGGCCCTGCACActgagggggagggagagacGGCCAGCCAGCCTGCCCCAGGTGTACAGAGGAGTCACCATGTGGAGACGGCCAGGTATGAGAGGCCTGGGCCTCCTGAACCACCCCGGATGGAGACACAGGCTCTGCACACCTCAGCCAGCATGGTGAGCCTGTCCAGCCCACGGACAGCCAGCGGCATGCCCCGTGTCCCCAGCCTGGGAACAATCTCACAGGGATCCCCACAGAGGGCTTATGGGAGGAAGAAACCTAAGGACGAAGACGAGAAACTTTTTGAATTCCTCAATAGCCCAAACACCTTTCCAGCGGCAGAGAAGAAAAAGGATGTCACGAAGGCTGCTGAGCCCAGTTCTACTATTGGGAAGCACTCCAGGCAGTCGAGTGATTCCTCGTCAGTGTCAGCGTACACAGAGGGCAGTACATCATACAGCTCTATGGCAGTGGAGGCCAAGG GGGAAATGTCCCAGACTGTGACAGACATCAGTGAGCCCCCATCCAGCGAACCGACAACAAATGGTAGTTCTGATGGCAGTGATGGTGTACCAACCAGCAGTGAGTCCAGCGATGACCAGCCTCTCAGACAACAG GTATCATCCTTGACACTGGAGAACAACCTGTTAAGGTCAGAGGTGGCCTCCCTGAACCAGGAGATGACCTCCCTCATACAGAGGTGCAAGACTGCTCAGGAAG AGGTGACTCGAACCAAACAGAGACTGGACACCATGTCGTCAGGGGCTTCCCAGACAGACAGGATTATCCGTGAGTTGCGTTCGCGAGAGGAGGACCTGACGGAGGCCATCACCACCAAGGATGCCCAGCTGGCTGTACTGAAGGTTCGGCTGGACGAGGCTGACCAGGAACTCAAGGCCAAGAGGACCATGGTGGACGAGCTGCAGAGTGAGAAGGACAG GATCCTGAGGGACCACAGTGATTCGAGTGGGATCCACAGCCAGGCCCTGGACAGCCTGAGGGAGAAGCTACATGAGGCAGAGGCAGCCCTGAAGAGAGAACAGGAGTCTTACAAGATTGCTCAG AATGAGGCCATGGAAAGACAACACAAGCTGGAAGGGGAGAGACACAGTATGGCCGAGTCTCTCACATCTGCACAGAAGCAGGTGCAGGATGACAAGA AGAGGATAACAGATCTGACTGTACACATGGAGAAGGCTAAGGCCACAGCAGAGTCAGCCAGACAGGAGCTGTCAGATTACAAGCAGAAGGCAACACGGATTTTACAG TCAAAGGAGAAGCTGATCAACAGTCTCCGTCAAGGCAGTGACGGGGATGCTGGGGCTGCAGGACTAGGGGCTAGTGTGGGGCTGGAGTTGGAGGAACTGAGACATGAGAGAGACTTACAAAGAGAAGATATTCAACACCTTAGTATGCAGCTGGACCAGGCCAGGTTGGAGCTACAG GAACAAGAATCGCAGCTGCAGTCGGAGATTGACATGTCACGTGACCAAATCAGAGAACTTGAGGACCACCTGTCACAGGAGAAACAGCTGAGGGAAGATGCAGAGACAGAACTTGCCAGTCTGAAGCAG GAAATGCGTTACATCCAGGAGGAAATGGTGAAACAGAAGACAACTTTCCAAACCAGACTGAAG GACCGAGAAGAAGAGATCCAGAAGCTGAGGAACCAGATGACGACCAAGGCGATGAGCACTACCACCCAGAGTGAGCTGGAGGGGCGGCTGCACTCCCTGACAGAGAGCCTCATTCAGAAACAGACCATGCTGGAAGCCCTCAGCACTGAGAAGAACTCCCTGGTGCTGCAGCTGGAGAGGCTAGAG CAACAGTACCGAGCAGCCCAGCCTCTAGCTGGCAAACATCCTGGCCACACTGTAGTGGGTGggatggaggaggaggatg CCTCTGTTCGTCTTGCAGGTGCCAGAGTCCGTTCTGCCCCGTTCTTACACGTGGACCCGTCATCATCAGGCACAAGTCCCATCAACAGAGTGAAAAGGGCTGCCAACAGTATAGATAAATTCAG TATTCGTCTAGGAGTCTTCCTGAGAAGATACCCGACAGCAAGGCTCTTTGTCATCTTGTACATG GTGTTGCTGCACCTTTGGGTGATGATCGTGCTGCTGACCTACACACCTGAGATCCACACAGGTGACCAGTTCCACTCAGACTTAAAGCAGCCTCACCCTGACCAGCCGTGA